The nucleotide sequence CATCACCCATAAAACCGGACTTGGCGCCGAAAAATCACCGTAACAAAAAATACGGCGTAACACTTGATTTATTATTTGTACAGATACGCATGGAAATTCGCTTTCGTGGCGTTGCGCCGAACAACACGGATAAAGACACGTTGCATCATTCCACCTTAAATACGCCTCGTAGTGGTATATTCCCGTGCGATTTTTGATTCAGACGTCACATTTCATATTTTAACTGGAGTGttcgttgtatgtgcaCAATATATTGTGTATTCTGGGTCGTACAGTCGCTGCACATACACACACGTACGAGTAAGGTGCATAAAGCCCGGATTCTTGCGATATAGTCGTCACCGATTGGACTGTGCGTGTTAGCTCTGCTATAGTGAGCGTTTAAAAACTGGTATCAAACTTCtctcggcgctgctggagagtGGACGTAGTCGGTATCCGCCCGGACGTCCGACAGTAGCACGGACTGCGAAAATCTGCGGGAGCCTCTTCGTCCGATTGAGGCGGTTGTTGGAGTGTCAAGCATAGGATTGTGTCGATTGGGGCGAGGTTGTACCCCGCTTTTGCCTGTTGCCCTGCAGCAAGGTTGTACTGACGCATTAGCGCGGAGCACGCACAAGCATACGATATACAGGGCATTCGCAACAATTGGAACGACGAAATGGCATCTGTTTTCATCAGCACATTATCTCTATACTTGACTGTAATAATCTATGCTCTTTCTAATGTGTCAGTAGCGGTAGGGTTACAAAAATATGGAAAGAAGGATCTCGGATCGGCATTATTCTTCATCGGTTCAGTGTCGTTCTTTGTTGGTTCATTGGCGTACGTAATCGTTCCATTTATTACACCGCCATCTGGCGCTTGATGCATTTCTGGCTACAGGAGTCAAATCCACAATATTCGATGGTTTATCGAATGCATAGGCACCTAGATAACTGGAAGTTGTTTTCAAACTGCATTGTGTTGACCTATTAAACGAAAGAAGAATCTCAATGGTGTGATGTGCCAAAAAGGTGAGCAGAGAATGGCTATGCGATGCACATAAGTGGCGTCAAGCGCTGACGCGTCTCGTCCATGCCGGGTTGGCTATGCGGTTTGCAAGCTTTAAATGATGGCAGTTCAGTGGAGACTTGCCATAGTACCGTGATCAATCGAATGACGCCGCCAAATTTGTGTTTCGGTTGTGACCCACGCACCGTCCAAGGAAAACGTGCAACAATTGTAAGAGTAGGTGGGTGCTGTTTGACATTTCAAGGGTAACCGCCGTACCCATGAGATACCATACACAACAAGTATAGGCAATACGTGCATCAACTGCCCGACTATCATTGCGTTGGAGTCAAAGGAGTCGAGAAACTAAAGGTGTGAATACCAGAAAGTCGACGGAAGCAAGGTTGGAGCGATAAGTCGAATAAATGCTGATGATTTGTTATGCATGTCGATTCGCATTATGGCTAATATGAAAGCTCGCTGTGCGGGCAATAACCACAGGCGAACCGATTTCTAAATGTCTACTAGTACACGCAGACAAACAAATAGTAAAATACCTCGTATATGGCGCAGGTACGCATTTATGCAATCGTAAAATGAGTCGTACAACCCCATTCCCTGTAAACGCCGTAACATTCTGGTTTCGCGGGCAACGGGGTCAAGGTGCAGCTAGCAGAGTGGCATACATTAGTGCTGCACCGGTACGAGGTGCGGCTGACAGTGCAGACACCCACCTGGCCATAGTCCGCTGCAATTAGGGACCTTCAGACGCACAGAAGGCAGGACGCAAGGCTCCAAAACCTCGCGAACTGCACGGCGGCGCTCATGCGGGACACACGTGCCGAGGAAGCAGAAGCCACCGAATTGGCGCACGCATATCGCGCTTACACATGACAGCAACAGGCACAATGCGCTCAAACAAAGCGTCAAATGCCGCACGGAAGGACGGTGGCATGTGGAAGGCAACACGGCGGTGCGCAGACACACCGGCCGCATCCTAACGCGCTCCCGGTCCTACATCGCAGAACACAACAGCAGTGCGCAAATAATATCGAGAAGTAGTCGCCAGGTCCTGCTCACGCGATAACGCGGCCAGCACGAACGCCGACAGGGGCCACACACTCGCGCTACAAGCACGCACATCCCAAACGCCGCGGTGCCGGCGTACCGCAAATCGCAAACATCATACACTCACAGACATCGCAGAGAAAATATATCGGGTGGCTATACTCAATATCGCCACCGAAATGGTCGCAAAAGATAGGAAGGCACTCAGCATCCAGCACATCGACTTCTTGCAACTTCCAGAGGCGGACACTAGCACGGTCAAAATAGGCGAAACACTGTTGCACGCAAAATGTAGAATCGATGGTAGAGGCGTCAACCAATGTAGATCTCTTCGTGTTAAGACATATTCGAAGCCCGGGCACGTAGGTTTATGACTGACGTTCATTGACGCAACGACTTAACCGAATGTCGTGGAGTTTCATATATATATAATCGTCATTGTGATGCAAGATTAACGCAACGCAGGTGTATCTTTCACTAGGCAACACCGATGTGTTCGTAGCAGTCAACGGTGAAATATCTGAGCCCAACCTGGAGAGGCCGAATGAAGGAACACTCGCTTTTTACGTGGAGGTCGCGCCAATGTGTTCACAAGTTTACGAGCCTGGCAGGCAAACAGAGCATGAGCTTCAGATATTGCAAATACTAGAAAAGGCGTTCAAGGATTCCGGTGCCGTCGACGTGGAGTCTCTATGCATAGTAGTGGGAAGATATGTGAGTAACAAAACACCAGTCAAACATTCAAACGTAGGTATGGTCTCTCAGGATTGACGTGAGCGTTCAACAAAATGACGGGAACCTTCAAGACGCTTGCGTACTCGCGGTTCTGGCTGCGCTGATGACATTCAGAAAACCGGTAGGTTGCCTGCGGTTACGCGCGCTTATATCGCGCAGGATACTTGTCCTTCAGCAGGTGATGCTGACGCCATTCAGCTTAACGCATATTACACGTCGCCGCTAAGGTATGGGCTCCGCATCAGACGTCTCCATCATGCGCAGCATGTATCACACGCCAATACACGTGTCCGTCGGATTATTGGAAGATGCA is from Babesia bigemina genome assembly Bbig001, chromosome : IV and encodes:
- a CDS encoding 3' exoribonuclease family, domain 1 containing protein, putative; amino-acid sequence: MVAKDRKALSIQHIDFLQLPEADTSTVKIGETLLHAKCRIDGRGVNQCRSLRVKTYSKPGHVYLSLGNTDVFVAVNGEISEPNLERPNEGTLAFYVEVAPMCSQVYEPGRQTEHELQILQILEKAFKDSGAVDVESLCIVVGRYVSNKTPVWSLRIDVSVQQNDGNLQDACVLAVLAALMTFRKPDTCPSAGDADAIQLNAYYTSPLSMYHTPIHVSVGLLEDAEHCIVDTNSFEELFVNTHVSLLFNNFGDLFAVQKHGGGAVTLERIEQAIEVRFGDCIST